The genomic region AGCCCCTGCTTCGTCGGGAGCCATGATGCTTCGCCGATAATCCCCCCAATACCCAGCCTCCTTGTCGGACAGCGCCACTGGGGCCTGGGGGCATGGTGGCCCTGCAGCCAATGGAACGTTGTACGGTGTGGTAGACGGACTGCTCTCCCAACAATGTTAAAGCCTAAACTAATTGTTGCCTCTTATTTATTTTAGTTACACTAATTGTGAAAAATGATAAATGGTATTTTGGTcctcttatgattcatttaatgtGTTCTATATACTTTTAGTCCTTAGAACTAAACAGATTAAAGCCTAAACTTTAGTCTCCTACCTAAATTTTAGGTTAAAATAGGATGAGGCGGGGACGACACCGTTCACTCGATTTTTTTGGATCACGCCACCACCAAAATTTTCTATGGTGTTTAGCTCGCCTCGCCTCCACTCGACTCTTAGCCAAACACTATAAAATTATGGCTGCACACTTTCATTCCTCGTTGTACATCCAACCAAAAACACTATAAAGTAACCAAACGACTTAAGGTTGCAGATTTTACCTAAAAAACTAATGATTGCAGGATAATTGGATTTACGAGCAGGCAGAATATGCCTCGAACAATAATAGAAATGGACACTACTACAGTGCTAGCATTGCATTGCGTGGTCCGCTGCAAATCACAGGACAGTCAAACACCCACCCACATGGACATGCGTCGCAAGTTTTCAGGCGTTCGAGAATCAGAGCCGCCCTAgtatatgtatatgcatgcatgccTGGTTCGGTTGTTCCTATCGCTTTTTTCACTTTATTACTACTGATTGCTGCTATCTGAATAGCACAGATTCAAACTCGACCTGCTGGGCTGGGAATTGGGATTGTCTGCAACCCAAGGCACCCTCACTACCCATCATCGGTTCAAGAACACACACTTCGCCGCCCCTGCCTTTTCCCCTTGCACGAAAAGGCGTCTCCGAGCGAACCCCAAACCAACGGTCTCTCGTAGCTTTTGACCAGTGTGACTGCGAGAAATGGCGGTTGCCGATTGCAACGCAACAAATAAGCACTCTTACTGTCTTACCTAACAATATGGGTGGTACTCGTCAGTTCGAAGGGTTTCTGAAAACTGAATTTAGTATTTAGTGCTGCTAGTTCAGCATAAACTGTGGTGCTTATTTGTTGGAGTAAGCCTATCCGGATTGCATTGCATTTTTGGCGAACTATAAGTTCTGAATGGGGCAACTATTTTATTTATGTACAAATGCTGCTAAAAGATGGGTATCCCATAGTTTGTTTGCGCTTTCACAAGTATGTTTAAGCTCATATGGCCATATATATGATTTACTAACAGGACTAAGCACAAAACTGATTGTGCTTCTACCTTTATGATGTTGAGTAGGCTAAGGAATGATTATGTCATCCATGTAAAAGCTAGAGCAGGATCACCACTGGAGGTGTAATTACCAACCCATTGTGTCCTTACTCCTTAGTACAATGTAATATTGCATTATTGCGGGGTTGGCAGTTCTGATTTCTGAAGTTCAGTTATGCTTTGTGAACTACATTTTTCATCATTTTTTCCTAATCAGGATAGCTACTATACTGTGGAATCTTGTGAGTGTGTCAGTGTGCACTGAATAAGAATGATAATTTTGAGTTATGTGATGTGTGTCCTATTAATTCTTGGGCCTTCATTCATTTATGCTTGATTCAGGAAGCATGTCTGGGATAACTACTGCTTGACACATCGCAATGAGAAGTTGATAGAGGACAATTCAACGCTTTCTTCTTATGACGTTCGGAATAACTCTAAGGTAGTTCTTCCTTTTAATAAATACATATAGTTTATTATTTTTATGTTTTACACAAAATATGCATGTTCATTTCTGGAAGACCAAATAAGGTGGCTCCTGAAAACAAAAGCAACCGCTTAGAAGCATCAACCAGTGTTGTTCGCCCTTTAATAGTTGGATCTGTTTCTGTAATGTTTTATCCTTTGTTCTATGTGTTTTTGGCTGGGTGGCCTTGTGGACATTTTAGTCCCCCGCTTCCAATAGTTTGCTGTGATTTGGTACTTATAACAAGGCTCCTCCCAATCTTTCTAAAGTAAGTTTTACATCTTTGTCTCTGTTCTGTTTATCTAGGTCTGTTTCTCGTCGCACGTCATGTCCAGAGTACATCGGAAACACTCAAGAAGAAGAAAACATCGCTTCTTCCATGGTCTTAGCAGGAAAGCTAACCCCACCCTGTGATTTGTTAGCTATATAGGAGCAAAGCTGGTGCCAAGCCGCAAATGCATCGTGACTATCATCCTTGTCAGTAGTATGGTCATTTCAGAAACGTGATCGAGGCTTGGACTGTGTGAGTTTAACTGGAAGTATGCATGGATTATTCATTATTCATGGAAGCTATGATAGGGCGGAGCGCGGGCGCACCTTGAGGTAGGTGTCGACGGCGCGGTACAGCGCGTCGGCGGCGGGGCGCGCGTGGGCGGGCACGGCGCGCGCGAGCTCCTCGAACTCGGCGGGGCGCAGGCCGGCCTCCAGCGCAGCCGAGGCCGCTAGGTACGCGTCCACGAGCCTGGCCACGCGGGCGGccttgctgccgccgctgccCTCCTTGAGGAACCCGCGCACGAGGCGCAGCACGAGGGGCACGTCCAAGAGCAGCGCCGGCGCGTGCTCGCCGTTGTGGCCGAACGCCGGTATCATCACGGCGCCCAACGTCGCCTGGTCCAGCCGCCTCGCCGCGCGCGCCTCCAGGTCCCGCAGCAGCGCCGTATCTGCGCCCACCATGCTCCCCGCGTGGAGCAGCTTTAGCAGGAAGTCGCACGTGATACCGTCGTCGGCGACGGCCGCGGCGCAGCAGCCACCGCCGCCCGCCGGCGGATCCGGAGAGAGCTGCGGCCACGAGGGACTTAGGAGGAGCCGCTTCTTCAGCCACGTGGTCGTGGGGCTCTCCGGCGGCAGGAAGCGCCCCGACGCGGACGACGACGTGGGAGGCGCCACGTCCGGGATGGATTTTGCGGCTGATGCGGCGTTTAGGTAGCGGAAGACGGCGGGGGCGTTCGGGAGGCCGTTGCGGGAGCGAGGTCgtcggcgcgcgcgggcgtgcgggAGCAGCGGTTTGGCTGGCGTgcgggagcgggggcagtctaTACTGCCCCTTAGTTAGTAGAGATATTTTAAACTAGGTCAGACCAGCCTTGGACTCTTATTGATAAAACACGGTAATGTCATCTTCCGTAGCTTGCCCCACAGCCACCCATCGCTTCATTCATCTACGAGCCATCGAGGTATGGTTTTTTATTCAATTTGCATATCTGGTCACTTGTAGGTATGGTTATCAATTCCTATGACTCATTTTTATTAGGCCATCAACCATCACACTAACATTCATTGGAACGGGGAAGCTAAGGCCTACGGGGACGGCATGGAGACAAGACGAGGGTGGGGATTTGGGGAAGGAGACGGCGACGATGGGACAAAGGAAGGGGTGGGCTACGCCAACCATGTGCACGTGAAACGACAAAAAAAGGCAAAATCAACTTGACTTAAGATTTTTAAGTGATACGGAAAGGTTAGGGCTAGTTTAGAAAAACTGTTGGGGATAAGTTTTGAGGTTTTCTTAAAAAAACTTAAGTTGGGAGAGACTACTGGGGGCTCTTGAAGATGCTCTAAGCCTCTAATAGGGTCCCTATAGAGGGACGAGATCCAAGTTTTACATGAGGTTATTGTAACATCTGACAGTCCAAACATCTAGACGGACAGTCAGCCATCCTACAAAGGATGGTGCCCTCTGCGTAAGGCGCGGATAGTTCATACTCACGCAGAGAACACCTCAGGTCCCCACTACCCTAAGGGATCAAAGTGCGTTAGGTGATCGATCCAAAAGAGCGCCAACACTTATAAGCTGGATCGCATACTGTCCTAACAGTGAAGCCAGAATAATTATACCACAATTCCGCCTCCGTCAAGATACAATATTAGGAACTGAGTTACGTCTTTGTTGAAGCCATGGAGCTGCAAACAAGCAGACCGTTTTTTCTGTTATCCGTCCGTCCATCGCTTCGACGTGTATATATGTGATTATTctctgaataataataataataataataataataataataataacaataataataacaacaatAACAATAACAATAATACTCCCTCAAATCCAAATTGTAGATGTTTTACCATATTGTAAATCATTTTAGCTTTTGTAGATTCAATAGTTTTTACAACGCACCTATATGTGTTACATTTAGATGCTTTTTTAAAAAACTATTTAGCTAGAAAAGCCAAGACGCCTTACAATTCATAATAGAAAAGGAGCAAACTAAACAAATCAGCAATCTACCTCTTCCCACCAAATCAAAGGCCTCGATTTGACACGGTGTAACAGATATTGAATTAATATGTACTTAGAAAGCATTCCGAACACATGAAAATAAAAGATGGTCAGCAGCATAGCATAAACAACCAAGTATCTCTCATCAGACGGAGGTCATCAGAACGACACTATGCTGTTCTGCTACTGCCTCGGTTTCCTGCATCCACCACACCATATCACCCACTATTGCTGCTGCTCGTCAAACTCGTGGCCATGATCAAGGAGGTAGTTGGCTGCAAGCTCTTCGTCCTTGTTGCATGCAAAGAAAACTTCTAGCACAAGCTCATGGTTGAAGCCCATTCCCTCAAGCTGATAAAgaatataataatataataatGTAAGTCGAAAAATACAGTACGCAAGAGCTCTGAATTGGGAGTATGCTGACATAACAAGTGCCTTGTTCAGGGGCAGATTAGCAAAATGTTCATGTAATCCATACAAGCGCCACAGGACTTCATGCGGCAATAACTACGCAGATTTGCATGCACCATCTATATCCACTCATAGATCCTCCAAACTTGTGTCATAGAAGCACAGAAAACTTAACGCAAAGCTACACAACTCCACATAAATTTGAAAATTGTATTCTACAAGTAGAATAGTAGCCACATCTAGAATTTGGGATTATCCGGTTCCAATATAATTTGTATTTAGGATTAGTGTCTAGCACAACAAGTCCTGAGGCCTCAAGAACAACTTCAGAAGTGATATAAAATTATACTTCTAAGCAAAGGCACAATGTAAAAGTACTGTGGCTATCTACTGTCGTTACATCCTACCTAGCCCATGAAATTTGTGTTCCAACAAAAGAACTGTACTTCATTTACATGCAAACATAATAAGTTATAAAAGAGCTGTACCCGCTGGATGGCCTCTCGTTCCTCTGGGGTAACTGTCACCGATTGCGGCATAGCAGCTGCCAGTTGACCTAATATGTTTCTGGTTCACCACAGCACAATGTAATATTTCTGTACTCATGACTTATTAACATAATTATTCAATTTTGCTTACCCTCCAGGACCACCCTCCGGAGTTTCGTTCACCAAGCGGACAAACTCAGCTTGATTTTCCTGAATCAAACGCAGGATTTGTGGGTTTTGTTTGCCTAGTTCTTGAAGCATTGGCTGCCAATCAACAGAACATACTATCGTTGATCACACTCAAGTGAAATGATTATTAAAATTGAAAGTGCAAAAAATACTAAGCAATAACACGGTAAAAGCACCTGCAAGATTTGAGGATTAGCCTGGACCAACTGAAGCAGTGCTTGAAACTGAAGAAGATAAATAACAGTTAGTAAATTACAGGTCAACTTATTTGTATGTAAGAACCTGCAAAGTTACTACCTGTGGAAGCTGTCGCAAGGCATCAAGGGCACCAGATCCTGCAGCTGGAACAACACCTGGATTGGCCCCACCACTTGGGACACCCTTTTCAGAAATTTAGTATCAGAACAGGTAAGAAATAAGATAACACAAAGGGAGCACTACTTCCAGGACAAACATCAAAAAATGTCTGGTAAGTATAACTGCAACTTGTAAGGATAAGATGCATTTGCATTATCTTCTTTGAAAAGAATGCATTTTCATGATGCATCAACAAAGAGAAATGTACACAGCATTGATCATACATGTAATAGCCTGCAAGTCAGCAAGAAAACAGCTAAATAATAGATGTAATCCATATCGTATGTAAAAAAGTTAAGGTGTCGTTTCCTTTCATGGCAGTCATGCCGAACATAATATGTAGGATAGTGAATAATTTGAGTATACCAGTTCACATAGTAAAAAAAAGGTCCAAACATTTCATGTCCATACCTACTTTGACAGCACATACCTGAGGAAAAAGGTTCAGAGGATTTGCATTAGGCCTTGCAGAGGCGGCAGATGACTGCACTGGTGGTGCAGCTGCTGGCTGAGCTGGTGATGGAGCCTGCTGATTTGTTTGTTGGCCAGCAGCAGGTGCTCGGGCAACAGGCGGAGCCTCCACATTCTCAGGAATTCCCTGCCAGGAAAGGCAGACCAATGTCAGTGACAATTTGTATACAATCCTTTGCACGAGTAATAAGTATACTAAATGTGTTATGCATATTTTTGTTTAAGTAAAATATAATTATTGCCACC from Zea mays cultivar B73 chromosome 6, Zm-B73-REFERENCE-NAM-5.0, whole genome shotgun sequence harbors:
- the LOC100282762 gene encoding Ubiquitin receptor RAD23d-like, which translates into the protein MKLNVKTLKGTNFEIEASPDASVAEVKRIIETTQGQSTYPADQQMLIYQGKILKDETTLESNGVAENSFLVIMLSKAKASSSGASTATAAKAPATPAQPAAPATSVVRTPTQAPVATAETAPPSAQTQAAPAATAAASDDADVYSQAASNLVSGNNLEQTIQQILDMGGGTWERGTVVRALRAAYNNPERAIDYLYSGIPENVEAPPVARAPAAGQQTNQQAPSPAQPAAAPPVQSSAASARPNANPLNLFPQGVPSGGANPGVVPAAGSGALDALRQLPQFQALLQLVQANPQILQPMLQELGKQNPQILRLIQENQAEFVRLVNETPEGGPGGNILGQLAAAMPQSVTVTPEEREAIQRLEGMGFNHELVLEVFFACNKDEELAANYLLDHGHEFDEQQQ